Proteins co-encoded in one Chloroflexota bacterium genomic window:
- a CDS encoding ABC transporter ATP-binding protein, whose amino-acid sequence MGSIDVHALRGVSFDIGTGEMVAIMGHSGSGKSTLLNLLGCLDAPTAGSYFLDGELVGDLSDDALAAIRNRKIGFVFQSFNLLARMSALEQVEMPLLYARDRQRRQRAEEALAVVGLEDRMHHKPSELSGGQQQRVAIARALVGNPSMVLADEPTGNLDTATANEIMELLVLLNEERRITTLIVTHEADVAARTQRVIRMVDGTVATDDLTACAESGV is encoded by the coding sequence ATGGGCTCGATCGACGTGCACGCCCTGCGCGGCGTCTCATTCGACATCGGCACAGGCGAAATGGTCGCCATCATGGGCCACTCGGGCTCCGGCAAGTCGACGTTGCTCAATCTGCTGGGGTGCCTGGATGCGCCCACGGCGGGGAGCTACTTCCTCGACGGCGAGTTGGTCGGCGATCTGTCGGACGACGCGCTGGCGGCCATTCGCAACCGCAAGATTGGCTTCGTCTTCCAATCGTTCAATCTGCTGGCGCGAATGTCGGCGCTGGAGCAGGTTGAGATGCCATTGCTCTACGCCCGCGACCGTCAACGACGACAACGCGCGGAAGAGGCGTTGGCGGTCGTTGGGCTCGAGGACCGCATGCACCACAAGCCGTCGGAGCTCTCCGGCGGGCAGCAGCAGCGCGTGGCAATTGCGCGCGCCCTGGTGGGCAACCCCAGCATGGTGCTGGCCGACGAGCCCACGGGGAATCTCGACACGGCCACGGCCAACGAAATCATGGAGCTGCTGGTCCTCCTGAATGAGGAGCGCCGCATCACCACGCTGATCGTGACGCACGAGGCAGACGTGGCGGCGCGCACGCAGCGGGTGATTCGCATGGTGGACGGAACGGTCGCCACCGACGACCTCACCGCTTGTGCGGAGAGCGGCGTATGA